In Clarias gariepinus isolate MV-2021 ecotype Netherlands chromosome 1, CGAR_prim_01v2, whole genome shotgun sequence, one DNA window encodes the following:
- the LOC128527748 gene encoding guanylate kinase-like — protein MFLRFLSKVSSVMAGPRPVVFSGPSGAGKSTLLKKLIKEFDGVFGFSVSHTTRKPRQGEENGKDYHFVSREDMQAAIARGEFIESAKFSGNMYGTSKAAVQAVQDNNVICLLDIDMQGVKSIKKTDIKPIYISIQPPSIAALEERLRARKSETEESLQKRLEAASVEIEFSKEAGQFDVVIVNDDLDEAYEKLKSALLQEIQKVKNTKA, from the exons tgatgGCAGGACCAAGGCCGGTGGTTTTCAGCGGGCCCTCGGGTGCTGGGAAAAGCACACTTCTCAAAAAGCTGATCAAAGAGTTCGACGGGGTCTTCGGCTTCAGTGTCTCcc ATACGACACGGAAACCTCGTCAAGGAGAGGAGAACGGGAAAG actATCACTTTGTGAgcagggaggacatgcaggcTGCAATCGCTAGAGGAGAGTTCATCGAGAGCGCAAAATTCTCAGGGAACATGTACGGAACAAG TAAAGCAGCGGTCCAGGCCGTTCAGGACAATAATGTGATTTGTCTCCTGGACATCGACATGCAGGGAGTGAAGAGCATAAAGAAAACTGATATAAAGCCCATCTACATCTCCATCCAACCTCCATCCATAGCAgcgctg gaggaGAGGTTAAGGGCCAGGAAGAGCGAGACTGAGGAGAGTTTACAGAAGCGACTCGAGGCTGCTAGCGTGGAAATAGAGTTCA GTAAAGAGGCGGGTCAGTTCGACGTGGTGATCGTTAACGATGATCTGGACGAAGCGTACGAGAAATTAAAATCGGCTCTGCTCCAG GAAATCCAAAAGGTGAAAAACACCAAAGCCTGA